In Ectothiorhodospiraceae bacterium 2226, a single window of DNA contains:
- a CDS encoding tetratricopeptide repeat protein: protein MTKTSNRERLEALLRLPEAQINLAEAALLLAEDFVDDLDVPYYLARLRALTDGARALCAPEATMGDRIEALNHYLFDEQGFRGNDENYYDPRNSLLSEVLERKRGQPITLSILYMEVGAHLGLDLQGVSFPGHFLVKLPLHGGSIVLDPYTGGVSLTEDELHALLGQLYGSRMPATPLARLLSAAAKRDILVRVLRNLKSGFVRQEDWEQALRVSQRILWLAPHLAEEWLQRGRLYERLECTTAAVADYRRYLELAPGAPPAEALRERLIELQGSLGSLH from the coding sequence ATGACCAAGACTTCGAATCGAGAACGCCTGGAAGCCCTGCTGCGCCTGCCCGAGGCGCAGATCAATCTGGCCGAGGCTGCCCTGCTGCTGGCGGAGGATTTCGTCGACGACCTCGACGTGCCGTACTACCTCGCGCGCCTGCGTGCGCTCACCGACGGGGCGCGCGCGCTGTGCGCGCCCGAGGCGACCATGGGTGACCGCATCGAGGCGCTCAATCACTACCTGTTCGACGAGCAGGGTTTTCGCGGCAACGACGAGAATTACTACGATCCGCGCAACAGCCTGCTGAGCGAGGTGCTGGAGCGCAAGCGCGGCCAGCCCATCACGCTGTCCATCCTCTACATGGAGGTGGGTGCGCACCTCGGATTGGACCTGCAGGGCGTGTCGTTTCCGGGCCACTTCCTCGTCAAGCTGCCGCTGCACGGCGGCAGCATCGTGCTCGATCCGTATACCGGCGGAGTGTCGCTCACCGAGGATGAACTGCACGCGCTGCTCGGCCAGCTGTACGGCTCGCGCATGCCCGCCACGCCGCTCGCCCGTCTGCTGAGCGCGGCGGCCAAGCGCGACATCCTGGTGCGCGTGCTGCGCAACCTCAAGAGCGGCTTCGTGCGCCAGGAGGACTGGGAGCAGGCGCTGCGCGTCAGCCAACGCATTCTGTGGCTGGCGCCGCACCTGGCCGAGGAGTGGCTGCAGCGCGGGCGCCTGTACGAGCGCCTGGAATGCACCACGGCGGCGGTGGCCGACTACCGCCGCTACCTTGAGTTGGCTCCCGGCGCGCCCCCGGCCGAGGCGCTGCGCGAGCGCCTGATCGAACTGCAGGGGAGCCTCGGTAGCCTGCACTAG
- a CDS encoding protein disulfide oxidoreductase, translated as MTETKRKRPFWLKLTVEVLIIVLVIVAIRAYMQRDTVSGRAPPVSGIALSGQPVTLAQYEGEPVLVYFWATWCGVCNLKHGTIERLARDHNVLTVAMQSGDAAEVRAFMAERGIDYPVVVDPQGRIAARYGIRGVPASFVVDGAGDIRFTEIGYTTSWGLRARLWWAGLAG; from the coding sequence ATGACCGAGACGAAACGCAAACGCCCCTTCTGGCTCAAACTCACCGTGGAGGTGCTGATCATCGTGCTGGTGATCGTGGCCATCCGTGCCTACATGCAGCGCGACACGGTCTCGGGCCGTGCACCGCCGGTGAGCGGTATCGCGTTGTCGGGCCAGCCGGTCACGCTCGCGCAATACGAGGGCGAACCGGTGCTGGTGTATTTCTGGGCGACCTGGTGCGGCGTCTGTAACCTCAAGCACGGTACCATCGAGCGGCTGGCACGCGATCACAACGTGCTGACCGTGGCGATGCAATCGGGCGATGCCGCCGAGGTGCGCGCCTTCATGGCGGAGCGGGGCATCGACTATCCGGTGGTGGTGGATCCCCAGGGGCGGATCGCCGCACGCTACGGGATCCGCGGCGTGCCGGCGAGCTTCGTGGTGGACGGCGCCGGCGATATTCGCTTCACCGAGATCGGCTACACGACCAGCTGGGGCCTGCGCGCGCGGCTGTGGTGGGCCGGGCTCGCAGGCTAG
- a CDS encoding FtsX-like permease family protein, with translation MTAALRFSLRSLRRDWRAGELRVLALALAVAVAAVTAVGLFTDRVERALLAQAGEFLAADLVVGSPRPIPAALIAQAEAQGLAHAQAVEFRSVVVGAQGIQLAEAKAVDGGYPLRGTLRLAAAPFGPERAAEGAPAPGHAWADARLMQALGLAVGDRVELGEQALTIEAVLAHEPDRAGELFSIAPRLMFNRADLDATGLIQTGSLVQYRLLLAGPADAVAAYRDWVEPRLHEADRLQGVREARPELEAAMGRAEQFLGLAALVAVVLAGAAIALAVRRYSERNLDASAVMRCLGARQGFIARVFLLQLLWLGLAACAVGVLLAFGAQALLAHIAAGLVAADLPAPGIVPALVGLGTGLVTLAGFAFPPVLALRRVPPARVLRQDVGGLPLGAGLVYGAAAGALLVLMAWQTRDLQLTLYVAAGTVAALVLLGAGAAALVALVRPLGQRLPGVWRFGLANIGRRRQASALQIAALGLGAMVLLLLTVVREDLLAEWQARVPPGAPNHFLINVQADQVDPLQDFLAEEGLRAPHFYPMVRGRLVAQNGAPVREEDFEEPRARRLVQREFNLSWAAELPPDNRVLAGRWWMLEETHDDRVSVEEGLAETLNISLGDRLEFQIGAERVAVTVASLRSVEWDSFRPNFFVLAPPGLLDEHPASYITSFYLPRERQAVLNALSRQFPNVTVLDVDAIMTHVRGIMERVARAVQFVFAFTLGTGLLVLLAAVQATHEERRREAALLRALGARRPQVWAAYATEFAALGLLAGALGGLAAAGIGYVFAQHLFDLPYQFTLWPALLGGVLGAAGAAAAGLWAVRGVLAHSPLTVLRAG, from the coding sequence GTGACGGCGGCGCTGCGTTTTTCACTGCGCTCGCTGCGGCGCGACTGGCGCGCCGGCGAGCTGCGCGTGCTGGCCCTGGCGCTGGCGGTGGCGGTGGCCGCGGTGACCGCGGTGGGCCTGTTTACCGACCGCGTGGAGCGCGCCCTGCTCGCGCAGGCGGGGGAGTTTCTGGCCGCCGATCTGGTGGTAGGCTCGCCGCGCCCCATCCCGGCGGCGCTCATCGCGCAGGCCGAGGCGCAGGGTCTTGCCCACGCCCAGGCGGTGGAATTTCGCAGCGTGGTGGTCGGCGCGCAGGGTATCCAACTCGCTGAGGCCAAAGCGGTGGACGGCGGCTACCCGCTGCGCGGCACGCTGCGTCTGGCCGCGGCGCCGTTCGGCCCCGAACGGGCGGCCGAGGGCGCGCCCGCGCCCGGTCATGCGTGGGCCGACGCGCGCCTGATGCAGGCGCTCGGCCTGGCGGTGGGCGATCGGGTGGAACTCGGCGAGCAGGCGCTCACCATCGAGGCCGTGCTGGCGCACGAGCCGGACCGTGCCGGGGAGCTCTTCAGCATCGCCCCGCGCCTGATGTTCAATCGCGCGGACCTCGACGCCACCGGACTCATCCAGACCGGCAGCCTGGTGCAGTACCGCCTGCTGCTGGCCGGCCCAGCGGACGCGGTGGCGGCCTATCGCGATTGGGTCGAGCCGCGCCTGCACGAGGCCGACCGCCTGCAGGGCGTGCGCGAGGCGCGCCCGGAACTGGAGGCGGCCATGGGCCGCGCCGAGCAGTTCCTGGGCTTGGCGGCCTTGGTGGCGGTGGTGTTGGCCGGTGCGGCGATCGCGCTCGCGGTGCGGCGCTACAGCGAGCGCAACCTCGACGCCAGTGCGGTGATGCGCTGCCTCGGTGCGCGGCAGGGCTTCATCGCGCGGGTTTTTTTGTTGCAGTTGCTGTGGCTCGGGCTGGCCGCCTGCGCCGTCGGGGTGCTGCTCGCCTTCGGCGCGCAGGCGCTGTTGGCGCACATCGCCGCCGGTCTGGTGGCGGCCGATCTGCCCGCGCCGGGCATCGTCCCCGCGCTGGTCGGGCTCGGCACCGGCCTGGTGACCCTGGCGGGCTTTGCCTTTCCGCCGGTGCTGGCGCTGCGCCGGGTGCCGCCGGCGCGGGTGCTGCGTCAGGACGTGGGCGGTCTGCCGCTCGGCGCCGGGCTGGTGTACGGCGCCGCCGCCGGCGCGCTGTTGGTGCTGATGGCCTGGCAGACGCGCGACCTGCAACTGACCCTCTACGTGGCGGCCGGCACGGTCGCCGCGCTGGTGCTGCTCGGGGCCGGCGCCGCCGCGCTGGTCGCCCTGGTGCGTCCGCTGGGGCAACGCCTGCCGGGCGTATGGCGCTTCGGGCTCGCCAACATCGGGCGCCGGCGCCAGGCGAGCGCGCTGCAGATCGCGGCGCTGGGCCTCGGCGCCATGGTGCTGCTGTTGCTCACCGTAGTGCGCGAGGACCTGCTCGCCGAGTGGCAGGCGCGGGTGCCCCCCGGTGCGCCCAACCACTTCCTGATCAACGTGCAGGCCGACCAGGTCGACCCCCTGCAGGATTTCCTGGCCGAGGAGGGCCTCCGCGCGCCGCACTTCTATCCCATGGTACGCGGGCGGCTGGTGGCGCAAAACGGCGCCCCGGTGCGCGAGGAGGATTTCGAGGAGCCGCGCGCGCGCCGCCTCGTGCAACGCGAGTTCAACCTCTCGTGGGCCGCCGAACTGCCGCCCGACAACCGCGTGCTGGCGGGCCGCTGGTGGATGCTGGAGGAGACCCACGACGACCGTGTCTCGGTGGAGGAGGGGCTGGCCGAGACGCTCAATATCAGCCTGGGCGACCGCTTGGAGTTTCAGATCGGCGCCGAGCGTGTCGCAGTGACGGTGGCGAGCCTGCGCAGCGTGGAGTGGGATTCGTTCCGCCCCAACTTCTTCGTGCTCGCCCCGCCGGGGCTGTTGGATGAGCATCCGGCGAGCTATATCACCAGCTTCTACCTGCCGCGCGAGCGCCAGGCGGTGCTGAATGCGCTCAGCCGGCAGTTCCCCAACGTCACTGTGCTGGACGTGGATGCCATCATGACCCACGTGCGCGGCATCATGGAGCGGGTCGCCCGCGCGGTGCAGTTCGTGTTCGCCTTCACGCTCGGCACCGGGCTCCTGGTGCTGCTCGCCGCGGTGCAGGCGACGCACGAAGAGCGGCGGCGCGAGGCGGCCCTGCTGCGCGCCCTGGGCGCGCGGCGCCCGCAGGTGTGGGCCGCCTACGCCACCGAGTTCGCCGCGCTCGGCCTGCTGGCCGGCGCCCTGGGCGGCCTGGCGGCGGCCGGCATCGGTTACGTCTTCGCGCAGCACTTGTTCGACCTGCCGTACCAGTTCACGCTGTGGCCGGCGCTGCTCGGCGGGGTGCTGGGCGCGGCCGGTGCGGCGGCGGCGGGCCTGTGGGCGGTGCGCGGCGTATTGGCGCACAGCCCGCTCACTGTGCTGCGCGCCGGCTAG
- a CDS encoding DUF302 domain-containing protein — MWRFFSAAMLMFALAVPATAAEPVVDDEFMVVYRTDSSFADVREFVEMGITDRGMVVNNVAYISNMLERTRGDVGGAALYTEGEALEFCSATLSRDTMAADIHNIVFCPYVIAVYVKADEPDAVYVGYKRMPRVKDEKSRATLIAVEELLDEIVQDAVQF, encoded by the coding sequence ATGTGGCGTTTTTTTTCTGCGGCGATGCTGATGTTCGCGCTGGCGGTCCCGGCGACTGCGGCCGAGCCGGTGGTCGACGACGAATTCATGGTGGTGTACCGCACCGATAGCAGCTTTGCCGATGTGCGCGAGTTCGTGGAAATGGGTATCACCGACCGCGGCATGGTGGTGAACAACGTCGCCTACATCAGCAATATGTTGGAGCGCACGCGCGGCGACGTGGGCGGCGCGGCGCTGTATACCGAGGGCGAGGCGCTGGAGTTCTGCAGTGCCACCCTCTCGCGCGACACCATGGCGGCGGACATCCACAACATCGTGTTCTGCCCGTATGTGATCGCGGTATACGTCAAGGCCGACGAGCCCGATGCCGTGTATGTCGGCTACAAGCGCATGCCGCGCGTCAAAGACGAAAAGTCGCGCGCCACCCTGATCGCCGTAGAAGAATTGCTGGACGAGATCGTGCAGGATGCGGTGCAGTTTTAA
- a CDS encoding arylesterase, with product MRRLLIVVLWLGWLVAPPVGADEPPVILVLGDSLSAAYGMDTARAWPQLLQARLRAEGYPHRVINLSVSGETTQGGLARLPQALAEHRPRLVVLQLGGNDGLRGLPVEAMRDNLARMIADSRSAGADVLLVGVRLPPNYGMTYTQRFHNVYVDLAEQVGVPLVPFILEGVAGRIDMMQHDGVHPTPAAQPQVLNNVWPHLEPLLAPAATSSRS from the coding sequence ATGCGTCGTCTGCTTATCGTCGTGTTGTGGTTGGGCTGGTTGGTGGCACCGCCGGTCGGGGCGGACGAGCCGCCGGTCATCCTGGTGCTGGGCGACAGCCTGAGCGCCGCGTACGGCATGGACACCGCGCGTGCCTGGCCGCAGCTGCTGCAGGCCCGCCTGCGCGCCGAAGGCTACCCGCACCGGGTCATCAACCTCAGCGTGAGCGGCGAGACCACCCAGGGCGGCCTGGCGCGCCTGCCGCAAGCGCTGGCCGAACACCGCCCGCGGCTGGTGGTGCTGCAACTCGGGGGCAACGACGGTCTGCGCGGACTTCCGGTGGAGGCGATGCGCGACAATCTGGCGCGAATGATCGCCGACAGCCGCAGCGCGGGCGCCGACGTCCTGCTGGTCGGGGTTCGCTTGCCGCCCAATTATGGCATGACCTACACCCAGCGGTTCCATAACGTCTACGTAGACTTGGCCGAGCAGGTCGGGGTTCCGCTGGTGCCCTTCATCCTGGAGGGAGTGGCGGGACGCATCGACATGATGCAACACGACGGCGTGCACCCTACCCCGGCGGCACAACCGCAAGTGCTGAACAACGTGTGGCCCCACCTCGAACCGCTGCTCGCGCCCGCCGCAACCTCCAGCCGCTCCTGA
- a CDS encoding ATP-binding cassette domain-containing protein, which yields MPYAALRLSPSTRMTGGSSAPTGGATNQPNHNTTISRRRMVHTTPLVRAEALAKAVASPGGRLTILDDISLAVAPGEAVAIVGTSGSGKSTLLGLLAGLDAPTHGRVWLGGIALDELDEDGRAELRARLVGFVFQSFHLLPTLTALENVMLPLELRGEEARATARELLARVGLEARASHYPAQLSGGEQQRVALARAFVVRPKVLFADEPTGNLDERTGARVIELMFALREEAGCTLILVTHDAALAARCDRRVSLEAGRIAGQS from the coding sequence ATGCCGTACGCGGCGCTCAGGCTGTCGCCCAGCACCAGGATGACCGGCGGCTCGTCCGCCCCGACCGGCGGTGCCACCAACCAGCCCAACCACAACACGACGATAAGCAGACGACGCATGGTTCACACGACTCCCTTGGTGCGCGCCGAGGCGCTGGCGAAAGCGGTCGCCAGCCCCGGCGGGCGACTGACCATACTCGATGATATCAGCCTAGCCGTCGCGCCCGGCGAGGCGGTGGCCATCGTCGGCACCTCCGGCTCGGGCAAGTCCACGCTGCTGGGTTTGCTGGCGGGGCTCGATGCGCCGACGCACGGCCGGGTGTGGCTGGGCGGCATCGCCCTCGATGAATTGGACGAGGACGGGCGCGCCGAGTTGCGCGCGCGCCTGGTGGGCTTTGTGTTCCAGTCCTTTCATCTGCTGCCTACCCTCACCGCGCTGGAGAACGTGATGCTGCCGCTCGAGTTGCGCGGCGAGGAGGCGCGCGCCACCGCGCGCGAACTGCTCGCGCGCGTGGGGCTGGAAGCGCGCGCGAGCCATTACCCGGCACAGCTCTCCGGCGGTGAGCAGCAGCGCGTGGCACTGGCGCGGGCCTTCGTGGTGCGCCCCAAGGTGCTGTTCGCCGACGAGCCGACCGGCAACCTCGACGAGCGCACCGGCGCGCGGGTGATCGAACTCATGTTCGCGCTGCGCGAGGAGGCCGGCTGCACGCTGATCCTGGTGACCCACGACGCGGCGCTGGCCGCGCGCTGCGATCGGCGCGTGAGTCTGGAGGCGGGCCGCATCGCCGGCCAGTCGTGA
- a CDS encoding penicillin-binding protein activator, with translation MIRRLITVGALLLALAACAPLEKAPREREDPLLTPLAAEARTHAERGEHVPAARAWLRAAEEHPDHAALYQLEAGEALLRASDAANAARVLRDVDTAGLEPAQQTRWRAAGAQAALALRDAAEARRWVEPEPADDAEAPLRARYYELRARAALLEGAVVPATRAWIAREPLLDDERARRANQEQIWRALARLPEEELRAAAASPRFEPPLSGWLQLVYLAKTYEHDRTRVRDRLLEWRALNPDHPAHDAFLQAILERHQELVRHPERVALLVPMSGRLAAVGHAVREGFVAAYYRLPPEERPAVQFYDTGAGPTTIAALYRRAVDEGAEFVVGPLDRDALTTLVRTTRLSVPTLALNVLDADVANQPNLYQFGLPPEDEARQVAERAWLDGHSRALAFYPQTELGQRLYRAFAERWAELGGMLLHGEGYDGDQSDYSATLRRALHLDASRQRHRELTQFVGANLQFTPRRRQDADFVFLAGTPRNGRLMRPQLRFHHAADLPVYATSHVFSGHPEPEADRDMDGIVFSDMPWLLAGARGSAREDGLGRPPAQINGPLQRLYALGADAFDLVPLVKPLQSYAFERHAGYTGSLRVDEHQRVQRQVSWARFQRGLVRVIDVEPARAEAPPVAME, from the coding sequence ATGATACGTCGCCTAATCACCGTCGGCGCACTGCTGTTGGCGCTCGCCGCCTGCGCGCCCCTCGAGAAAGCCCCACGCGAGCGCGAGGACCCGCTGCTCACGCCGCTCGCCGCCGAGGCGCGCACCCACGCCGAGCGCGGCGAACACGTGCCCGCCGCGCGCGCGTGGCTACGCGCCGCCGAGGAGCATCCCGACCACGCCGCGCTGTATCAACTGGAAGCGGGCGAGGCCCTACTGCGGGCCAGCGACGCGGCCAACGCCGCGCGTGTGCTGCGAGATGTGGACACCGCGGGTTTGGAACCGGCACAGCAGACGCGCTGGCGCGCCGCGGGGGCGCAGGCCGCGCTCGCGCTGCGCGACGCCGCCGAGGCGCGGCGCTGGGTGGAGCCCGAACCGGCCGACGACGCGGAGGCGCCGCTGCGCGCCCGCTATTACGAGCTGCGCGCCCGCGCCGCGCTGCTGGAGGGCGCGGTAGTGCCCGCGACCCGCGCGTGGATCGCGCGCGAGCCGCTGCTCGATGACGAGCGCGCCCGCCGCGCCAATCAGGAGCAGATCTGGCGCGCCCTGGCGCGCCTGCCCGAAGAGGAACTGCGCGCCGCGGCCGCCAGCCCGCGTTTCGAGCCGCCGCTGAGCGGTTGGCTGCAACTGGTCTACCTCGCCAAGACCTACGAACACGATCGCACCCGCGTGCGGGACCGCCTGCTGGAGTGGCGGGCGCTCAATCCCGATCACCCGGCGCACGACGCCTTTTTGCAGGCCATCCTGGAGCGCCATCAGGAGCTGGTGCGCCATCCCGAACGAGTGGCACTCCTGGTTCCGATGAGCGGCCGCCTCGCCGCCGTCGGGCACGCGGTGCGCGAGGGCTTCGTGGCCGCGTACTATCGGTTGCCGCCCGAGGAGCGCCCCGCGGTGCAGTTTTACGACACGGGCGCGGGGCCCACGACCATTGCCGCTCTGTATCGCCGCGCGGTCGATGAAGGCGCGGAGTTCGTGGTCGGACCGCTGGACCGCGACGCATTGACCACCCTGGTGCGGACCACCCGCCTCTCGGTGCCCACTCTCGCGCTCAACGTGTTGGACGCGGACGTGGCCAACCAGCCGAACCTGTACCAGTTCGGCCTGCCGCCTGAGGACGAGGCCCGCCAGGTGGCCGAGCGCGCCTGGCTCGACGGCCACAGCCGCGCGCTGGCCTTCTATCCGCAGACCGAACTCGGCCAGCGCCTGTACCGCGCGTTTGCGGAGCGCTGGGCGGAGCTCGGCGGGATGCTGCTCCACGGCGAGGGCTACGATGGCGACCAGAGTGACTACTCTGCAACGCTGCGCCGCGCGCTGCACCTGGACGCCAGCCGCCAGCGCCACCGCGAGTTGACGCAGTTCGTCGGCGCCAACCTGCAGTTCACGCCGCGCCGGCGTCAGGATGCCGATTTCGTGTTCCTGGCCGGCACTCCCCGCAACGGACGCCTGATGCGCCCGCAGCTGCGCTTCCACCACGCCGCCGACCTGCCGGTGTACGCCACCTCGCACGTGTTCAGCGGCCACCCCGAGCCCGAGGCGGACCGGGACATGGACGGCATCGTGTTCAGCGACATGCCCTGGCTGCTGGCCGGCGCGCGCGGCAGCGCGCGTGAGGACGGCCTCGGCCGCCCGCCCGCGCAAATCAACGGCCCGCTACAGCGCCTGTATGCGCTGGGCGCCGACGCCTTCGACCTGGTGCCGCTGGTCAAACCCTTGCAAAGCTATGCCTTCGAGCGCCATGCCGGCTATACCGGCTCGCTGCGCGTGGATGAACACCAGCGGGTACAGCGCCAAGTAAGCTGGGCGCGCTTTCAGCGCGGCCTGGTGCGCGTGATCGACGTCGAGCCCGCGCGCGCCGAGGCGCCGCCGGTGGCCATGGAATGA
- a CDS encoding YraN family protein, translating to MSGGARERGLAAETTALQFLERRGLRLVERNARSARGEIDLVMDDNGTLVFVEVRYRANPRYGSGADSVGRIKQTRLIAAAQAYLQRSGAHRRPARFDVVSIGPADAIDWIPDAFQA from the coding sequence ATGAGTGGCGGCGCGCGCGAGCGCGGCCTGGCGGCCGAGACCACCGCCCTGCAATTTCTGGAGCGGCGCGGACTGCGGCTGGTCGAGCGCAACGCGCGCAGCGCGCGCGGCGAGATCGACCTGGTGATGGACGACAATGGCACGCTGGTGTTCGTCGAGGTGCGCTACCGTGCCAATCCCCGCTATGGCAGCGGCGCGGACAGCGTGGGGCGCATCAAACAGACGCGCCTGATCGCCGCCGCGCAGGCCTATCTGCAGCGCAGCGGCGCGCACCGGCGCCCCGCGCGCTTCGACGTGGTGTCCATCGGCCCGGCGGACGCCATCGACTGGATACCCGACGCCTTTCAGGCCTGA
- a CDS encoding NAAT family transporter, giving the protein MLELLISTFVVLFVVLDPIGTAAIFVALTPYGDDAWRRRMALRAVALSTGILLAFFFVGTLLLDVVGITMPAFRIAGGILLGLIAIDMMFARQSGLRSTTVRERLEAGHKEDISVFPLAFPLIAGPGAMTTVLLMQGTQREPLLMVAMLGVLLLVLGMTLVSLLAARHIARVLGETGTNVVSRLLGLILVAMAVQFVIDGVKLSFGLD; this is encoded by the coding sequence GTGCTCGAACTGCTGATCTCCACTTTCGTCGTGCTGTTCGTGGTGCTCGATCCGATCGGCACCGCGGCCATCTTCGTCGCCCTGACGCCCTACGGCGATGATGCGTGGCGCCGGCGCATGGCGCTGCGCGCCGTCGCCCTGTCGACGGGCATCCTGCTCGCCTTCTTCTTCGTGGGCACGCTGCTGCTCGACGTCGTGGGCATCACCATGCCCGCGTTTCGCATCGCCGGCGGCATACTGCTCGGGCTGATCGCCATCGACATGATGTTCGCGCGCCAATCGGGGCTGCGCTCCACCACCGTGCGCGAGCGCCTGGAGGCGGGGCACAAGGAGGACATCTCGGTGTTCCCGCTCGCCTTCCCGCTGATCGCGGGGCCGGGGGCGATGACGACCGTGCTGCTCATGCAGGGCACGCAGCGCGAACCGCTGCTGATGGTCGCCATGTTGGGGGTGCTGCTGCTGGTGCTCGGCATGACGCTGGTGTCGCTGCTCGCGGCGCGTCACATCGCCCGCGTGCTGGGCGAGACGGGCACCAACGTGGTCAGCCGCCTGCTGGGCCTGATCCTGGTGGCGATGGCCGTGCAGTTCGTGATCGACGGGGTGAAGCTCAGCTTCGGTCTGGATTGA
- a CDS encoding porin family protein, which produces MANKRVNTKLSTLAAAALALAIAAPGAHAFGTGGYVIGSLGSTDIDEGGESDFGSETSYKGAVGVSIANSLAVEVGYTRLGRFDARGRPDANARVDGVQVALLAGAPVGPVTLFGKAGFYHWDSRVRGEDFDPGDVDGTDVMYGAGVQFTLPTPVGVLLRAEYERFDNVLGTRADMMSVGVGVHF; this is translated from the coding sequence ATGGCGAACAAGCGAGTGAATACCAAGCTGAGTACCTTGGCTGCGGCCGCGCTGGCGCTGGCGATTGCCGCGCCGGGCGCGCACGCGTTCGGCACCGGCGGCTACGTGATCGGTAGCCTCGGCAGCACCGACATCGACGAGGGCGGTGAGTCCGACTTCGGCAGCGAGACCAGCTACAAGGGCGCGGTCGGTGTCAGCATCGCCAACTCGCTCGCGGTGGAGGTCGGCTACACCCGGCTCGGGCGCTTCGATGCCCGCGGCCGACCCGATGCCAATGCGCGCGTGGACGGCGTTCAGGTCGCGCTGCTCGCGGGCGCGCCCGTGGGTCCGGTGACCCTGTTCGGCAAGGCCGGTTTCTACCACTGGGACTCGCGTGTACGCGGCGAGGACTTCGATCCCGGCGACGTCGACGGCACCGACGTGATGTACGGCGCGGGTGTGCAGTTCACCCTGCCGACGCCGGTCGGCGTGCTGCTGCGCGCCGAGTACGAGCGCTTCGACAATGTGCTCGGCACGCGCGCCGACATGATGTCGGTGGGCGTGGGGGTACACTTCTAA
- a CDS encoding phosphoheptose isomerase — protein MDLQARITRQFEDSIAAKQRALAALAAPLAAATRLLAECLRADGKILSCGNGGSAGDAQHFSSELLNRFERERPGLAAMALTTDTSTLTSIANDYHYREVFAKQVRALGRRGDVLLAISTSGNSENVLHAVAAAHEVGMRVVALSGRNGGALATALRDGDAEIRVPADSTARVQEVHLLCIHCLCDGIDAVLFGDG, from the coding sequence ATGGACCTCCAAGCCCGCATCACCCGCCAGTTCGAAGACAGCATCGCCGCCAAACAGCGCGCGCTTGCCGCGCTCGCCGCGCCGCTGGCGGCCGCCACGCGCCTGCTGGCCGAGTGCCTGCGCGCCGACGGCAAGATACTATCCTGCGGCAACGGCGGCTCGGCCGGCGACGCGCAACACTTCTCCTCGGAGCTGTTGAACCGCTTCGAGCGCGAGCGCCCCGGTTTGGCCGCCATGGCGCTCACCACCGACACCTCCACACTCACCTCCATCGCCAACGACTACCACTACCGCGAGGTGTTCGCGAAGCAGGTGCGCGCGCTGGGCCGGCGCGGCGACGTCCTGCTCGCCATCAGCACCAGCGGAAACTCGGAGAACGTGCTGCACGCGGTGGCCGCGGCGCACGAAGTCGGGATGCGGGTGGTCGCGCTCAGCGGCCGCAACGGCGGCGCGCTCGCCACGGCGCTACGCGACGGCGACGCCGAGATTCGCGTCCCCGCCGACTCCACCGCGCGCGTGCAGGAGGTGCACCTGCTGTGCATCCACTGCCTGTGCGACGGCATCGACGCGGTCTTGTTCGGGGACGGCTAG